From Pempheris klunzingeri isolate RE-2024b chromosome 18, fPemKlu1.hap1, whole genome shotgun sequence, a single genomic window includes:
- the gpr176 gene encoding G-protein coupled receptor 176 — protein sequence MDSGSRAATVGDGAANFTAAHLLRLELLNASSPPTRWDSSPPVEGTGLDEQERFIREQAYRDFTTTIQVLILISSLLGNATVLWCTCCTNVFKSVTNRFVKNLACSGICASLVCVPFDVALGASPRCCWWLQTLLLCKAIKFLHKLFCSVTVLSFSAIALDRYYSVLYPLERKISDARSRDLVIYIWVHAAVASLPVFAVTNVTDVYVTSSCSDDHARSLGHMVYVLIYNVTTLILPLALVFLFMLLIRRALSASQKKKVIIAALRTPQNSISIPYVSQREAELHATLLAVVLAFSACSAPYGALVIYRTLLADTKELPVSLYLTALWLPKVSLLTNPLLFLTVNRSARHSWLDLLARIHRRYSRRNVVSTGGLASLGAEGVIGEPVGLETAGRSGSQLLEMFNIGQQQIFRPSEEEEEEEDVENEIPSQGSGGCSGPKEDSKGGSRLGSLRGEVITKKEPLQGTGGGLVITKDGPPSIIAPRASPVSTCAYASSSQVAPATPTEAEDSTQFGFGPFELPPQWLPETRNSKKRLLPPLGNTPEELIQTKLPRPRPERRISRNNKVSTIPTVDP from the exons ATGGATAGTGGGAGCCGGGCTGCGACGGTCGGGGACGGTGCAGCCAATTTCACAGCAGCCCACCTCCTCAGGCTGGAGCTCCTGAACGCATCGAGCCCGCCGACCCGGTGGGACAGCAGCCCACCCGTGGAAGGGACCGGGCTGGACGAGCAGGAGCGCTTCATCCGAGAGCAAGCCTACCGGgacttcaccaccaccatccaGGTCCTCATCCTCATAAGTTCGCTTCTCG GAAACGCCACGGTGTTGTGGTGCACCTGCTGCACGAACGTCTTTAAATCCGTGACCAACCGATTCGTGAAGAACCTGGCGTGCTCAGGCATCTGCGCCAGCCTGGTGTGCGTCCCCTTCGATGTGGCGCTCGGAGCCAGCCCTCGCTGCTGCTGGTGGCTTCagactctgctgctctgcaagGCCATCAAGTTCCTCCACAAACTCTTCTGCTCGGTCACCGTGCTCAGCTTCAGCGCCATTGCACTCGACAG ATACTACTCTGTGCTGTATCCGTTAGAGAGGAAGATCTCAGATGCAAGATCCCGAGATCTGGTCATCTATATCTGGGTCCACGCGGCGGTGGCGAGCCTCCCTGTGTTCGCTGTGACCAATGTGACGGATGTGTACGTCACGTCGTCCTGTTCAGATGATCACGCCCGCTCCCTGGGCCACATGGTGTACGTGTTGATCTACAACGTCACCACGTTGATCCTCCCTCTGGCTCTGGTCTTCCTCTTCATGCTGCTGATCCGTAGAGCGCTCAGCGCCAGCCAGAAGAAGAAGGTGATAATCGCAGCGCTGAGGACTCCCCAGAACAGCATCTCCATCCCGTATGTGTCgcagagagaggctgagctACACGCCACTCTCCTTGCAGTGGTGCTGGCTTTCTCAGCCTGCAGCGCCCCCTATGGGGCCTTGGTGATTTATCGCACTCTTTTGGCAGACACTAAAGAGCTACCCGTCTCACTGTATCTGACAGCACTGTGGCTACCTAAGGTGTCCCTGCTCACCAACCCACTCCTGTTTCTGACTGTTAACCGCTCGGCGCGTCATAGCTGGCTGGACCTGCTGGCCAGGATTCACAGACGTTACAGCCGCCGCAATGTGGTCAGCACCGGGGGTCTGGCCTCTTTAGGGGCAGAGGGTGTGATTGGGGAGCCGGTGGGACTGGAGACAGCGGGCCGCTCTGGAAGCCAGCTTCTGGAGATGTTCAACATCGGCCAGCAGCAGATATTCAGGccctctgaggaagaagaggaagaagaggatgtAGAGAATGAGATCCCTTCTCAAGGGTCAGGAGGCTGCTCTGGGCCAAAAGAGGACAGCAAGGGTGGGTCGAGACTGGGGAGCCTCAGAGGGGAGGTGATCACCAAAAAGGAGCCTTTGCAGGGGACAGGGGGAGGGCTGGTCATCACCAAGGATGGCCCTCCTTCGATCATAGCACCTCGGGCCTCTCCAGTCTCCACATGTGCTTACGCCTCCTCATCTCAGGTGGCACCAGCTACACCCACAGAAGCTGAGGACTCTACACAGTTTGGTTTTGGACCCTTTGAGCTGCCACCTCAGTGGTTACCAGAGACCAGGAACAGCAAGAAGagactgctgcctccattgggTAACACTCCTGAGGAGCTGATCCAGACCAAACTGCCCAGGCCACGGCCTGAACGGAGAATCAGCAGGAACAACAAGGTCAGCACCATCCCCACTGTGGACCCATGA
- the acot20 gene encoding acyl-coenzyme A thioesterase 1, which yields MAYSQIRLKLLPSVRCLFDKLVQVKVEGLAPHKAVELRSRLVDDRGVIFKASALYKADETGQVDVCRAPSLGGSYTGVEPMGLFWSMAPETPRSKLLKKNVLSPTRVEIEALSGETGELLASETNERGYMTEGMRRIPVQEGRIRGVLFIPPGKGPFPGIVDLYTFGGRLTEVRASLLANKGFVVLALAYIGYQDLPKKPKQLDLEYFEEAVAYLRRQPEVKGPGVGIISISHSGGLALLMSSLLPGISATVCINGCIANTVLPLHYKDIVFPPLPPDIENVRILDSGLIDIRDALTDPSLETNRASLFPIERASCQFLFAVSEDDHNWNSALFAEQAAATLRKHGKESFKVLTYPKAGHFLEVPHMPYCPSGFHGAVGMDVMFGGEPKAHSEAQLDLWERVQEFFKSHLDNRSTC from the exons ATGGCTTACTCACAGATCCGCCTGAAACTGCTCCCCAGCGTTCGCTGTCTCTTCGACAAACTGGTGCAAGTAAAAGTTGAGGGACTTGCTCCTCACAAAGCAGTGGAACTGAGGTCCAGACTGGTTGACGACAGAGGGGTGATTTTCAAGGCCTCTGCCCTGTACAAAGCGGATGAAACCGGCCAGGTGGATGTCTGCCGCGCACCCTCTCTGGGAGGAAGTTACACCGGAGTGGAGCCCATGGGTTTGTTTTGGTCCATGGCACCAGAGACTCCACGCAGCAAGCTCCTGAAGAAGAATGTGCTCAGCCCAACTCGGGTGGAGATAGAAGCCCTGAGTGGAGAGACTGGTGAGCTCTTAGCCTCTGAAACCAACGAGAGAGGATACATGACAGAGGGGATGAGGAGAATACCTGTGCAAGAGGGAAGAATACGAGGAGTCCTCTTCATACCACCAG GAAAGGGTCCATTCCCCGGAATAGTGGATCTGTACACATTTGGTGGACGTCTTACAGAAGTCAGAGCCAGCCTCCTGGCAAATAAAGGTTTTGTAGTTCTTGCACTGGCCTATATTGGCTACCAGGACTTACCAAAAAAACCTAAACAGTTGGATTTGGAGTACTTTGAAGAGGCTGTGGCATATCTGAGGAGACAACCAGAG GTTAAAGGTCCAGGAGTTGGCATCATATCAATCTCTCACAGTGGCGGCTTGGCTTTGCTGATGTCATCTCTCCTCCCTGGGATCTCAGCGACCGTCTGTATTAACGGCTGCATCGCAAATACTGTGCTTCCTTTACACTACAAAGacattgtttttcctccactCCCCCCTGACATTGAGAATGTTAGAATCTTAGACTCTGGCCTTATAGACATACGTGATGCCTTAACAGACCCTTCCTTGGAAACAAACAGGGCGTCACTGTTTCCAATCGAACGCGCCAGCTGCCAATTCCTGTTTGCCGTTTCTGAAGACGACCACAACTGGAACAGCGCGTTGTTTGCCGAGCAGGCTGCCGCTACGCTGAGAAAGCACGGCAAAGAGTCCTTTAAGGTGCTAACGTACCCTAAAGCTGGACACTTTTTGGAGGTGCCTCACATGCCTTACTGTCCGTCTGGGTTTCATGGAGCAGTAGGGATGGATGTGATGTTTGGAGGGGAGCCAAAAGCCCATTCTGAGGCTCAGCTGGACCTGTGGGAAAGAGTCCAGGAGTTCTTCAAGAGCCACTTGGACAACAGGAGCACTTGCTAG